DNA sequence from the Streptomyces sp. NBC_01497 genome:
TGACGGCGCTCAGCAGTTTGTGCGGACGCTCGCCCAGGCCGAGGAGGCGCAGGCCGTGACAGGAGGGGTGGTAGGTGACGGAGTGCGGGAAGTACGCACCGACGTCGGTGACGCCCAGTACGTCCACCAGGAACTCCGTGAGCTCATACATCCGAGGTGCGAGCGCGGTGGCGGCGCTGTCCCCCATCGTCGGATAGTGGTTTCTGACCATCGCGGCACAGGAGCCGGACGGGGTCACCACATGGTCGTAGCCGTCGAAGACGCCTGCCATGCGACGGGCGAGGGGCACGGTCTCCTGGCGGTACCCCGTGTTGAACTGGGGCTGTCCGCAGCAGGTCTGCCCCTGGGGGAAGTCGACTTCCACCCCGAGGCGTTCCAGGAGCCGCACGGTCGCGATGCCGGTGGCCGGGTACACGGCGTCATTGACGCAGGTGACGAAGAGAGCGACGCGCATGGGTGGAGCATATGTCGGCCCCTGACGTGGACAGAAGGCCCCGTCCGTTCTGATGGGTCATCAGACATCCGATGGCTGAGCCCGGGCGAGGGACGCGCCGGAGTCCGGCGCGCGCCGGGCCCGGTCACGCCGGACGGTGATACCGCTCCATCACCCGTGCGGGCCCCGCCTGTTCGCCTGGGCCCGCACGCCTGTGACTGCTGCCACCCGAGAGATCCGGCATGACTTCCGGGGCAGTGGGCAGGCGCCGGGATGCGACGTCCGCCTGATGGACCCCACCGAGGAACAGGTAGGAACACCCGTGCTGATGGCCCACCCCACGACTCTGCGCCACCACGTCCTGAGCTACGAGACCGCGCGGGAGCTGCACGCCCGGCAGGGGAACAAGGAGACGGGACGGCGTCTTGAGGACGCCACCTACACGCTCTGCGTCTCGACCGGCACCCGAAGCGCCGACGACGCGCTCGCCGCGGCCGGCAGACAGCTGGCGGCGGCGGAGGCGACGACGGCACCGGGCACATTCGCTCCCGCCGTCTGACTCCCGGTACGACGGCCCTCGCCGCCACGAGAAGCACAGTCAGTACACGACGCGCGAACGAACGGATCGGCCCATGGACGGCCATGGCGCACAACCGTCGACGGACACGCTCCGCGATGCTGCCGAGACGCTGGCGGACTCCGCGGAGGCCGTCACCGAGATCTCCGTCACCACGGCCACGGCGCTCGACCCGTGGCTGCTGCCGAACCGGCTGAGAGTCCTCCGGTTCGTCGGCGAGAGGCCCGGGGTCAACCTGACCGGCCTCGCCGCCGGAGCGGGAATGACACTGCCCAGGGCCAGCCGGATGTGCGCGGCCATGGAGTCCGCCGAACTCATCGAACGCAGACCGGTCCGCCAGGACCGCAGGGAGATCGGTCTCGTGCTCACCGGGCGCGGTACCGCGCTGCTCGCGGACTACCGGGCCCTGCGCGCCTCGCGCATCGCGGACGTCATGCGCCGTATGCCCGACGACCGCCGCGCGGACCTTCTCGCCGGGCTCCGGGCGTTCGTCGCGTCACTGGGCGACGCGGGAGAGCGCTGACCCGTCCGAGGGACCACCGTCCGCGGCGAGAGCCTCCGGCACGGACTCGTAGACCCCCAGCGCCTGCCCCAGACCGATCACCGTGAACAGGCGCCGGACGAACGCGGACGGGCGCGCGACGCGCAGCCGGTCCCCGAGCATGGCCCGGGCCTGGAGCAGCACATTCACCGTGGTCGAGTCCGCGAAGACGACTCCCGACAGGTCCAGTACGACCGCTCCGGTCCCGCCCGAGTCCTCGGCCGCCCGTTCGAGCGCGTCGGCCAGCGGCTCAGCCGTGTCGAGGTCGAGTTCCCCGTCGACGGCGAGCACGACCGCGCCGTCCTGCGCGCGCACGGTCAGTTCCATCGCCCTGTCGGCGCTGGGAGGAGGCAGCACATTGTTCCTTTGCACGGTCGACGGCACGGCACCAGGGACCCCACGATAGAAGCGATAGTTGTCATTTGACAACATTCTCCGGTGGGCAACAATCTGTTCACTGCTTCCACGCGGCTCCATCGCACCGGAGGTACCGTGCCCGTACCAGGAAGTAGGGCTGAATGAAGCTATGCGCTGTCCGCCACACGGCCCTGCCCGGAATCGGCGGGTGCGCTGCCCAGCTCGTCGAACCGCTCCCCCGCCGCGGCACGGAAGGCACCGAGGCCCTGGGCCAGCGCGACGATGTCCGAGGACTCCATGCGATCGAGGACCATCGTGACCTCACGGGCCCGGAAGGCCCGGTACTCCTCCAGCACCTTGTGGCCCCGCCTGCTCAGCCGGAGCTCCACCTCGCGCCTGCTGGTCGGGCTCGGCGAGCGGATCACCAGCCCCATCGCTTCCATCCGGTCGCACAGCCTGCTCAGCGACGAGGGGCGCGATCCGAGGACCTCGCTCAGGGTGCGCAGATTGGCGCCCTCGTATCCTTCGATGACAAGAAGGGCACGTAGTTGCGACGGCGACACGGGTCCGGACGGCACAGCATCCTGGCCCCGGCCCCACAGCACCTCGAGCAGCTCGGAAGCGGCGCGGGCGGCCATGGCGACCTGCTCGCGCTGGTGCGGCTGAGCCGTGAAGCGGGACATCGATCCACTCTTTCATCCGGCACGGGTCTTTGTCAGCCCAGACGGATTCGCCCTGAGAAGAGAGCCTGAACGACAGTGACTGTACTAGCGGACATGGAAACAGCGGTCCGGGCGGCCGCCCCCCACGCCGTCACCGACGTGGTGCGCGACGCGCTGGCCGCGGGTTACGGCGCCTCGTCCGTACGGCTCTACCTGGCCGATTACGGCCTCACGGTGCTTCGGCCCGTGGGCGAGAGCGCCGACGAGGGGCTGTCGATCGACAACAGTGTGGAGGGCCGCGCCTTCGGCAGCCAGGAGCCGCACGAGCAGCGCCCTCGCCGCGGCGAGGTCGACCACCACCTGCCCGTGACCGTGCGCGGCGACCGGCTCGGCATCCTGAGCGTACGGCTGCCCGAGGACCGCTCGGTGAAGGAGACGGTGACGGAGCTGGAGCGGGTCGCTGAGCTGCTCGGCCACGCGATCCTGGTCGCGGAGCGCGACACGGACCTCTACCGGCAGGCGCGCCGGGTCACCCGGCTGACCCTCGCCGCCGAGATGCAGTGGGAGCTGCTGCCGGCCCGGGCCTGCGAGGCGCCCGAGTACGCCATCGGCGCGCACCTGGAACCCGCCTACACGATCCACGGCGACAACTACGACTGGTCCGCGGACGGGAACGGGCTGACCCTCGCCGTCACCAACGGCATGGGTGAGGGCATCCAGGCCGCCCTGCTGAGCAATCTCGCGGTGAAGGCGCTGCGCAACGCGCGGCGCGCGGGCATCGGCCTGGCGGACCAGGCGGCCCTCGCCGACCAGGCGCTGTACGAGCAGCACCGGGGCGCGCTGCACGTCTCGACGCTGCTGCTCCACTTCGACTTCGCGACGGGCCTCGTGCAGGCCGTGGACGCGGGTTCGCCGCAGCTGTGGCGCCGGCGCGGCAGGACGATCGAGCGGATGGAGCTGGACGCCCAACTGCCGCTCGGCATGTTCGAGGAGTCGGACTACACCGCGCAGACCTTCCAGGTGGAACCCGGCGACCGGCTACTGTTCGCAAGCGACGGGGTGTACGAGGCGGTGTCGCCGCGTGGCGAGGCCTACGGGGACCGCGCGCTGGCCCGGGCCATCAGTTCGACGAGTCTGCTGCCCGCCGCGGGGGTCCCGCGCGCGGTGCTGCAGGAGCTGGCCCTGTACCGGGAGACGGAAGCGGCGGACGACGCCCTGGTGGTCTGCGTCGACTGGTTCGGACGCCCGTAGCGGGCGCCGGGGGCCGCCGGGGACGGGGTGCGTACGGCGGCGGGCCCGTAGCGCGCCGAGGACGCTACGGCAGGCGCGACGGGCAACGACGCCGTAAGGACCGGCACCGGTGATGTTCCCT
Encoded proteins:
- a CDS encoding STAS domain-containing protein, translated to MLPPPSADRAMELTVRAQDGAVVLAVDGELDLDTAEPLADALERAAEDSGGTGAVVLDLSGVVFADSTTVNVLLQARAMLGDRLRVARPSAFVRRLFTVIGLGQALGVYESVPEALAADGGPSDGSALSRVAQ
- a CDS encoding (Fe-S)-binding protein — encoded protein: MRVALFVTCVNDAVYPATGIATVRLLERLGVEVDFPQGQTCCGQPQFNTGYRQETVPLARRMAGVFDGYDHVVTPSGSCAAMVRNHYPTMGDSAATALAPRMYELTEFLVDVLGVTDVGAYFPHSVTYHPSCHGLRLLGLGERPHKLLSAVKGIELRELPGAEECCGFGGTFAVKNADVSAAMGQDKVRSAVSTGAEVLCGADNSCLMHIGGVLSREGDPVRPLHIAEILASTEEEPWA
- a CDS encoding DUF5133 domain-containing protein, coding for MLMAHPTTLRHHVLSYETARELHARQGNKETGRRLEDATYTLCVSTGTRSADDALAAAGRQLAAAEATTAPGTFAPAV
- a CDS encoding MarR family winged helix-turn-helix transcriptional regulator translates to MDGHGAQPSTDTLRDAAETLADSAEAVTEISVTTATALDPWLLPNRLRVLRFVGERPGVNLTGLAAGAGMTLPRASRMCAAMESAELIERRPVRQDRREIGLVLTGRGTALLADYRALRASRIADVMRRMPDDRRADLLAGLRAFVASLGDAGER
- a CDS encoding PP2C family protein-serine/threonine phosphatase, whose product is METAVRAAAPHAVTDVVRDALAAGYGASSVRLYLADYGLTVLRPVGESADEGLSIDNSVEGRAFGSQEPHEQRPRRGEVDHHLPVTVRGDRLGILSVRLPEDRSVKETVTELERVAELLGHAILVAERDTDLYRQARRVTRLTLAAEMQWELLPARACEAPEYAIGAHLEPAYTIHGDNYDWSADGNGLTLAVTNGMGEGIQAALLSNLAVKALRNARRAGIGLADQAALADQALYEQHRGALHVSTLLLHFDFATGLVQAVDAGSPQLWRRRGRTIERMELDAQLPLGMFEESDYTAQTFQVEPGDRLLFASDGVYEAVSPRGEAYGDRALARAISSTSLLPAAGVPRAVLQELALYRETEAADDALVVCVDWFGRP
- a CDS encoding MarR family winged helix-turn-helix transcriptional regulator; this translates as MSRFTAQPHQREQVAMAARAASELLEVLWGRGQDAVPSGPVSPSQLRALLVIEGYEGANLRTLSEVLGSRPSSLSRLCDRMEAMGLVIRSPSPTSRREVELRLSRRGHKVLEEYRAFRAREVTMVLDRMESSDIVALAQGLGAFRAAAGERFDELGSAPADSGQGRVADSA